GGATCATTGGCTACCGTGCCCTGCGCCGGTCGGGGATCCGGCCCGGCGGGAACCTGGGCATCTACGGTTTTGGTGCCTCGGCCCACCTCGCCGCACAGGTTGCCATGTTCGAGGATGTTCAGGTCCATGTCATGACTCGTTCAGAGAAGGGCCGCCGTCTGGCCTGTGAACTGGGCGCGGCGTCCGTCGGCGGAACAACCGATGAACCTCCCGTTCTCCTGGATGCGGCAATCCTCTTCGCCCCGGCTGGAACGCTGGTGCCGCCCGCCCTCCGCGCCCTGGACCGCGGCGGGACCCTTGCCGTGGCCGGCATCTACCTCAGCGCCATTCCGGAGCTTGACTACGACGCGGAGCTTTTTCAGGAACGCCGGCTGCTCAGCGTCACGGCGAACACCCGGCAGGACGGCAACGAGTTTCTGGAGCTCGCGGCCCGAATCCCCGTCCGCGTGAGCACCACGCCGTACTCCTTCTCCGCGGCGGACCGTGCCCTGACGGACCTGGCAGCTGACCGGGTCTCCGGAGCCGCCGTCCTCCACATAGCCGCTTCACCGGCCGATGCCCGCTGAACCGCGGCCGGATGCCGTCCCGTCACCCGCGCTGCCGCTGCCTGCCGCGGTGACACCCCTGCGGTATCAGGCCGTCATCTTTGACATGGACGGGGTCGTCACCGACACAGCTTCGGTGCACCGCTCAGTATGGAAAGCCCTCTTCGACTCCGTCCTCGCTGACAGGAGAGCCGAAGCAGCCTCCGGCGGCCCCTTCCAGGACAGCGACTACTACGCCTACGTTGACGGGCGCCCGCGCGAACAGGGAGTCCTGGGGTTCCTCCGCTCCCGCGGAGTGGACGTTCCCCTGGGGTCCCCGGATGACGCGCCCTGGTCCTGGACCGCCTACGGCCTGGGGTCGGCCAAAAACGTGCTGTTCCTGGCCGCCCTTCAGCAGGACGGTGTTCGTGCCTATCCCGGAACGGTGGGTTTGTTGGACCGGCTGCGCACGGACATGGTGCCGGTGGCCCTGGTTACGGCCAGCCGCAACGCGCCCGCCGTCCTCGCGGCGGCGGGGCTGGAGGACAAGTTCGACGCCGTCGTCGACGGTTCTGTTGCGGCGGCCCTGCAGCTGAAGGGCAAGCCGGACCCCGCGACGTTCCTCGAAGCCGCACGCCGTCTCGGCGTCAGCCCCTCGCAGGCCGTGGTGATCGAAGACTCCACCGCAGGCGTTGAAGCCGCGCGCAGCGGCGGGTTCGGACTGGTGGTCGGCATTGACCGGGCCAAACAGCGCACCCAGCTGGAAACTGCCGGGGCGGATCTGGTGCTCCGGGATCCCGGGGAACTGGACATCGGCCTCGTGCTGTCCCACCCCTGGCAGCTGATTTACGACGGTTTTGATCCCTGGCACGAGGGGCACCGGGAGGCGCTGACAACGCTCGGCAACGGCCGGATGGGAACCCGGGGAACAGCACCCGAAGCCCGTGCGGACTCCATTCACTATCCCGGAACCTACGCTGCGGGCATCTTTAACCGTGTTCCGGAGGCCATCGGCGGTGAGACGGCGTGGAACGAGCACATGGTGAATCTGCCGAACTGGCTTCCGGTGGACCTTCGCTTTGGCTCCGGCGGCTGGTGGTCCGAAGGCGGGCTGATTCTGCGGCGGGAACACCGGTCGCTGGACATGCAACGTGCCGTCCTGACCCGCCGTGTCCTGCTGGAGGACGGGAACGGACGGCGGCTCGACGTTGTCCAGCAGCGCGTCGTGTCCATGGCCTCTCCCGCGCTCGCCGTATTGGAGACCACGGTGACTGCCCGGGGGT
This genomic interval from Arthrobacter sunyaminii contains the following:
- a CDS encoding zinc-dependent alcohol dehydrogenase family protein; amino-acid sequence: MRAWWVDDPGPLTGPAAGRPLVCGERPDPVPRPGELLVRVRVCGVCRTDLHLAEGDLPPKRHGVIPGHEVVGEVVGTGPGCTIFSRGERVGIAWLRSTCGRCRCCLSGRENLCLTPRFTGWDDDGGFAELATVPESFAYPLPDTFSDEEAAPLLCAGIIGYRALRRSGIRPGGNLGIYGFGASAHLAAQVAMFEDVQVHVMTRSEKGRRLACELGAASVGGTTDEPPVLLDAAILFAPAGTLVPPALRALDRGGTLAVAGIYLSAIPELDYDAELFQERRLLSVTANTRQDGNEFLELAARIPVRVSTTPYSFSAADRALTDLAADRVSGAAVLHIAASPADAR